In Zunongwangia profunda SM-A87, the following proteins share a genomic window:
- a CDS encoding AGE family epimerase/isomerase: MTKISQQFKDEISSELNEIQKYWEQYGIDNKNGGFVGRRDYSNKQIFGAPKGVILNTRILWTFSAIGNFKKDDDLRFYANRAYEYLNKNFRDREFEGVFWELDALGKPVNKRKQIYAQAFAIYALSEYFIFSGKEEAKDWALSIFELIEKYARDENLNGYIEAFQVDWSPIEDMRLSSKDKNSTKTMNTHLHILEAYTTLFQISKSQTVKEALGNLIQLFIKKFYDSKNHHFQLFFDNNWGIEGNIVSFGHDIEAVWLLIEAAKAVDNQKFLSEIEIMTIDVAETFLKEAYVENSGVINEKNLDTGQLDEDRHWWPQIEAMVGLNYAYLISGKEYFIKAQKDIWQFVKDHIVDKENGEWFFRIDKYNIPYKEEDKIGMWKCPYHNSRGCIYLLKMDN; the protein is encoded by the coding sequence ATGACAAAAATCTCTCAACAATTTAAAGATGAAATTTCCTCTGAATTAAATGAAATCCAAAAATATTGGGAACAGTACGGAATTGATAATAAGAATGGAGGATTTGTCGGTCGAAGAGATTATAGCAATAAGCAAATTTTTGGTGCTCCAAAGGGAGTTATTCTAAATACAAGAATTCTCTGGACCTTTTCAGCTATTGGAAATTTCAAAAAAGATGACGATCTCAGGTTCTATGCAAATAGAGCCTATGAATACTTGAATAAAAATTTTCGGGATAGAGAATTTGAAGGTGTGTTTTGGGAACTAGATGCCCTGGGCAAACCTGTCAACAAAAGAAAGCAAATCTACGCCCAGGCATTTGCAATCTATGCACTCTCTGAGTATTTTATTTTTTCAGGCAAAGAAGAAGCTAAGGATTGGGCATTATCCATTTTTGAGCTTATTGAGAAATATGCAAGAGATGAAAACCTCAATGGTTATATTGAGGCATTTCAGGTTGACTGGTCTCCAATTGAAGATATGAGATTAAGCTCAAAAGATAAGAATTCGACTAAAACAATGAATACTCATCTTCACATACTTGAGGCTTACACTACCTTATTCCAAATAAGCAAGTCACAAACTGTGAAAGAAGCATTGGGGAACCTGATTCAATTATTTATCAAGAAGTTTTATGACAGTAAAAATCATCATTTCCAATTATTTTTTGACAATAATTGGGGCATAGAAGGAAATATAGTTTCTTTTGGGCACGACATAGAAGCTGTTTGGCTACTTATAGAGGCAGCAAAAGCAGTTGATAATCAAAAGTTTTTATCAGAAATAGAGATAATGACAATTGACGTTGCTGAGACTTTTCTAAAAGAGGCATATGTTGAAAATTCAGGAGTAATTAATGAAAAGAATTTAGATACAGGGCAGTTAGATGAAGATCGGCATTGGTGGCCACAAATTGAAGCTATGGTTGGTCTTAACTATGCATATTTAATCTCTGGAAAAGAATATTTTATAAAAGCTCAAAAAGATATCTGGCAATTTGTAAAAGATCATATTGTTGACAAGGAGAACGGCGAGTGGTTTTTTAGAATAGATAAATATAATATTCCATATAAAGAAGAAGATAAAATTGGAATGTGGAAATGTCCATACCACAACTCAAGGGGTTGTATTTATCTACTTAAAATGGATAATTGA
- a CDS encoding glycoside hydrolase family 26 protein: MKIVKIILLINLYLLGTSCSSDNVDSPIVDEGEKTTEIALKLVDNNATLETKALYSNLWQIQSKGFMFGHHDALLYGRDWITEQGRSDVKEVSGDYPAVYSIDFAEIMDGRSEGNTMNEHRKRTILEARGRGEVIMANAHLNNPVTGGDSWDNSNSTVAKEILSSGSQANIVFKSWLDKLAVFVKDLKDDKGNAIPIIFRPFHEHTQSWSWWGTSNTTQEEFINLWKFTVDYLKNEKGVHNLIYAISPQLDGVGTKSNLLYRWPGDNYVDFIGLDSYHGTNSTALTINTRNLAELSKEKQKPVGITETGIEGIRQGNGQEYPMYWTEEILNPIIGKDISMVIMWRNKYDPSHSGHHFYGPYIGHSSADNFVEFYESSFTLFSGDLPDMYRMPDGVTVN; this comes from the coding sequence ATGAAAATAGTTAAAATAATATTACTAATAAACCTTTATCTTTTGGGCACTTCGTGCTCTTCAGATAATGTTGATTCACCTATAGTTGATGAGGGGGAAAAAACAACAGAAATTGCTTTAAAGCTTGTGGATAATAATGCTACTCTGGAAACAAAAGCGCTATATTCTAATCTCTGGCAAATTCAGTCAAAGGGATTCATGTTCGGCCACCATGACGCTTTACTATATGGACGGGATTGGATAACAGAACAAGGTAGGTCTGATGTAAAAGAGGTGTCAGGAGATTATCCTGCGGTTTACAGTATTGACTTTGCAGAAATCATGGATGGCAGGAGTGAAGGCAATACAATGAACGAGCACAGAAAGCGTACTATTCTTGAGGCTAGAGGACGAGGTGAGGTGATAATGGCCAATGCTCATTTAAATAATCCAGTAACAGGTGGAGATTCATGGGATAATTCTAATTCTACGGTAGCAAAGGAAATTTTGAGTAGCGGGAGTCAAGCAAATATTGTCTTTAAATCATGGCTCGATAAATTAGCGGTTTTCGTAAAGGATTTAAAGGATGATAAAGGAAATGCAATCCCAATTATTTTTCGGCCTTTTCATGAGCATACCCAGTCGTGGTCCTGGTGGGGAACCAGTAATACTACGCAGGAGGAATTTATTAATCTGTGGAAATTTACTGTTGATTATCTCAAAAATGAAAAAGGAGTTCACAATCTTATTTATGCCATATCTCCTCAATTAGATGGGGTTGGAACCAAAAGTAACCTTCTATATAGATGGCCAGGAGATAACTATGTAGATTTTATAGGTTTGGATAGTTATCACGGCACTAATAGTACTGCACTTACTATAAACACTCGAAATCTTGCAGAACTTTCTAAAGAAAAGCAAAAGCCAGTTGGTATTACTGAAACAGGAATAGAAGGTATTCGCCAAGGAAATGGGCAGGAATATCCAATGTATTGGACAGAAGAAATTTTAAATCCAATTATAGGAAAGGATATTAGTATGGTTATTATGTGGAGAAATAAATACGATCCTTCCCATTCTGGTCACCATTTTTATGGACCTTATATAGGACATAGTTCTGCTGATAATTTTGTGGAATTTTATGAAAGCTCATTTACTCTTTTCAGTGGTGACCTACCGGATATGTATAGAATGCCAGATGGCGTGACCGTAAATTGA
- a CDS encoding carboxylesterase/lipase family protein: MNRRVFFGKTGISIAACGISFFSPLASRKWDRESEDLISEDDQQLFIGEDIAVAQTKYGKVKGFLQRGIMVFRGIPYGLDTSGKNRFMPPQPPKPWKGTLPVVFYGNTAPQNIYNRSPKSYSAFVDHWNYDEVSEDCLRLNIWSPGIDGFKRPVLVWLHGGGFSNGNGIEQDGYNGENFSRDGNIVFCSINHRLGPFGFADFSGISEKYKYSGNVGMLDIVAALKWINENIQNFGGDPNNVTIMGQSGGGDKVCTLANMSETKGLVHKAVALSGSNTRALDNSYTRQLGRFILKEANLKDDEIDRLQEIPWPEYQRLAYKAAEKLQEQTGKTFIRGSFAPNADGDVIPAGEYFENKENRPDIPLLLCSTFHEWNPNRDSPELENISLNEVIDKLENKFGDRSKEIVGAYSINFPNARPIEIWALILSNRQTIIETANAKLKQNSSVYLAWFGWESPLFDGRHRSFHCLDISFWFLNTDRMITHTGGGISPRKLSKKMSESLIAFMKTGDPNCNSLPSWPKYTKENVETMILDNQCSVQYNPDKRGRLSIINS; the protein is encoded by the coding sequence ATGAATCGAAGAGTTTTTTTTGGAAAAACAGGAATAAGTATAGCGGCCTGTGGTATAAGTTTTTTTAGTCCTTTGGCATCTAGAAAGTGGGATAGGGAATCAGAGGATCTAATTTCTGAGGATGATCAGCAATTATTTATCGGAGAGGATATAGCAGTCGCACAAACTAAATATGGAAAGGTAAAAGGATTTTTGCAGAGGGGTATAATGGTATTTAGAGGCATACCATATGGATTGGATACTTCAGGCAAGAATAGATTTATGCCTCCCCAACCACCAAAACCCTGGAAAGGAACATTGCCAGTAGTATTTTACGGCAATACAGCTCCTCAAAATATTTACAATAGAAGTCCTAAGTCTTATTCTGCTTTTGTGGATCACTGGAATTATGATGAAGTAAGTGAAGATTGTTTACGTTTAAATATTTGGAGTCCAGGTATAGATGGTTTTAAACGACCGGTTTTAGTATGGCTTCATGGAGGTGGTTTTTCAAATGGAAACGGAATTGAACAAGATGGATACAATGGCGAAAATTTTTCTCGCGATGGCAATATTGTATTCTGTTCTATTAATCATCGCCTAGGGCCATTTGGTTTTGCTGATTTTTCTGGCATATCAGAAAAATATAAGTATTCTGGAAATGTAGGAATGCTTGATATAGTTGCTGCACTTAAATGGATAAACGAAAACATCCAGAATTTTGGTGGAGATCCGAATAATGTAACAATTATGGGACAATCAGGAGGTGGCGATAAAGTATGCACTTTAGCTAATATGTCTGAAACAAAAGGTTTGGTGCATAAGGCTGTAGCTCTTAGTGGATCAAATACACGTGCTTTAGACAACTCTTATACTCGTCAGTTAGGTCGATTCATTTTAAAAGAAGCTAATCTAAAAGACGATGAAATAGACAGACTTCAGGAAATACCTTGGCCTGAATATCAACGATTAGCATATAAGGCGGCTGAAAAACTTCAGGAGCAAACAGGAAAGACTTTTATTCGCGGAAGTTTCGCGCCTAATGCGGATGGGGATGTTATTCCCGCGGGAGAATATTTTGAAAACAAAGAAAATCGACCAGATATTCCTCTATTGTTGTGTTCAACTTTTCATGAATGGAATCCAAATCGCGATAGTCCTGAATTGGAGAACATTTCTTTAAACGAAGTTATTGATAAATTAGAAAATAAGTTTGGGGATCGATCGAAAGAAATCGTAGGTGCTTATTCGATCAATTTTCCAAATGCGCGTCCCATAGAGATTTGGGCCTTAATTTTATCAAATCGTCAAACGATTATTGAAACTGCAAATGCGAAACTAAAACAAAATTCATCGGTTTATCTTGCGTGGTTTGGTTGGGAATCTCCATTATTTGATGGAAGACATCGTTCTTTTCATTGTCTTGATATAAGTTTCTGGTTTTTAAATACAGATAGAATGATTACTCATACTGGCGGTGGTATAAGCCCAAGGAAACTATCAAAAAAAATGTCCGAATCCTTAATTGCATTTATGAAGACAGGTGATCCAAATTGTAACTCTTTACCTAGCTGGCCTAAATATACTAAAGAAAATGTCGAGACAATGATCTTGGATAATCAGTGTAGTGTTCAGTATAATCCCGATAAAAGAGGAAGATTATCAATAATAAACTCATAA
- a CDS encoding sodium:solute symporter family protein — protein sequence MLQGLDIAIIIAYLIATILIGLALRKKAQKSKDDYLLGGKDLPWYMLGLSNASGMFDISGTMWLVTLTFVYGLKSIWIPWLWPVFNQVFLMIFLATWLRRSQVTTGAEWIHFRFGKGKGGNRSHSIIVVFAILSCLGFLAYGFIGLGKFVEIFIPWDVVSAYIPFNVPAEYIPHFYGIIFTLFAVFYSILGGMSGIVWTDVLQYSIMTISSIAIAVIAWHAMGDNTLNVPEGWSNPLFGWELDIDWTGIIDEVNAKIASDQYSLFGLFFMLMVFKGILSSIAGPAPNYDMQKILSTKSPLEAAKMSAFSLAALIPTRYLMVGGFSILAILFYDELRLETAGILDFEKILPAAIEQFVPVGLLGLLLAGLLAAFMSTFAGTLNAAQAYLVNDIYLKYNPEASSKGVKNMNYGSGIIVVLISIVLGFFVLDVNSILQWIVSALYGSYVISNTLKWYWWRFNGEGYFWGMVSGIIPAMIIPLLTDTLDLYYFPVILVISLAGSIIGAYSFAPTSEKVLIDFYKKTKPWGFWKPILEKVKKEDPQFEKNTNFSRDMFNVLVGVIAQTLLVLIPLYLILHENIPFLVAIAVLVICVIILKKNWWDHIKNEENINLK from the coding sequence ATGTTACAAGGTTTAGATATTGCAATTATTATAGCCTACTTGATTGCAACTATATTAATAGGTTTAGCTTTAAGAAAAAAGGCTCAAAAAAGTAAAGATGATTATCTCTTAGGGGGCAAAGATTTACCTTGGTACATGCTGGGATTGTCTAACGCGTCAGGTATGTTCGATATTTCGGGCACAATGTGGCTTGTTACACTCACTTTTGTATATGGCTTAAAAAGCATATGGATTCCTTGGTTATGGCCTGTTTTTAATCAGGTTTTTCTAATGATTTTTCTTGCAACCTGGTTGCGGCGCTCGCAGGTAACAACAGGCGCGGAGTGGATACATTTTAGATTTGGAAAGGGTAAAGGAGGAAATAGATCCCATAGCATTATTGTCGTATTTGCTATTTTAAGTTGTCTGGGGTTTTTAGCGTATGGATTTATAGGACTTGGAAAATTTGTTGAAATCTTTATTCCTTGGGATGTAGTATCTGCATACATTCCTTTCAATGTTCCTGCCGAGTACATACCTCATTTTTACGGTATTATTTTCACATTATTTGCGGTTTTTTATTCTATTCTTGGAGGAATGTCAGGTATTGTATGGACAGATGTTTTACAATATTCTATTATGACCATTTCATCAATTGCCATTGCTGTTATTGCATGGCATGCAATGGGAGATAATACACTTAACGTTCCAGAAGGCTGGTCAAACCCATTATTTGGTTGGGAGCTGGATATCGACTGGACCGGAATTATTGATGAAGTAAATGCTAAAATAGCTTCTGATCAATATTCGCTATTCGGTTTGTTTTTTATGTTGATGGTTTTTAAAGGAATTCTTTCCAGTATTGCAGGTCCGGCACCTAATTACGATATGCAGAAAATCCTTTCTACCAAATCTCCCCTAGAAGCGGCAAAAATGTCTGCTTTTTCACTAGCAGCTTTAATTCCAACAAGATATTTAATGGTAGGAGGTTTTTCAATCTTAGCTATTCTATTTTATGATGAATTGAGACTTGAAACAGCTGGTATTCTAGATTTTGAGAAAATATTGCCTGCAGCAATTGAACAATTTGTACCGGTCGGATTACTAGGCCTTTTACTGGCAGGATTACTGGCGGCTTTCATGTCAACATTTGCTGGAACCCTCAATGCCGCTCAAGCCTATCTAGTCAATGATATTTATCTGAAATATAATCCTGAAGCTTCTTCTAAAGGAGTGAAAAATATGAATTATGGAAGTGGAATCATTGTAGTTTTGATAAGCATTGTACTGGGCTTCTTTGTTCTTGATGTGAATTCAATTTTACAATGGATCGTTTCTGCACTTTATGGAAGTTATGTGATTTCTAACACTTTGAAATGGTACTGGTGGAGGTTTAACGGAGAAGGATATTTTTGGGGTATGGTTTCGGGAATAATTCCGGCAATGATAATTCCATTACTAACTGATACCCTTGATCTTTACTATTTCCCCGTTATATTAGTTATATCTCTTGCAGGAAGCATTATCGGCGCTTATTCTTTCGCTCCTACTAGTGAAAAAGTACTAATAGATTTTTATAAAAAAACTAAACCTTGGGGTTTTTGGAAACCTATTCTTGAAAAGGTTAAAAAAGAAGATCCGCAATTTGAGAAGAACACTAATTTTTCAAGGGATATGTTCAACGTATTAGTAGGAGTGATAGCTCAAACTTTACTGGTACTAATTCCTCTTTATCTCATTTTACACGAAAATATTCCTTTTCTAGTTGCCATTGCTGTTCTTGTTATATGTGTAATTATTTTAAAGAAAAATTGGTGGGATCATATTAAAAATGAAGAAAATATAAACTTAAAATAA
- a CDS encoding glycosyl hydrolase — MNTLSVKLLIYLFISFSITDTYSQDSKVLEYLYKISGGKIMAGQHNKEPNSDPDKWTEYIKETTDKYPALWSGDFLFQKDDIDNRWIMIHEAREQWNNGAIINLMWHGCPPDIGEPCEWDTGLLNAQLTDAQWNELLTPDSALYNKWISRMDDIAVYLQFLEDEGVEVLFRPFHEMNQGLFWWAGRPGPNGTAALYRLTHDYLTKTKGLSNLIWVWDMQDLSRDFEDYNPGDEYWDVFAFDIYDNGYDISWYNYILPIVGDKPMAIGECSKVPSASVLENQKRWVFFMPWAELVKESNTEEQIKEIYKHKSVITRDEMPGWN, encoded by the coding sequence ATGAATACTCTTTCTGTAAAATTATTAATATACCTTTTTATTTCGTTTTCTATTACAGATACCTACAGCCAAGACTCCAAAGTATTGGAATATTTATATAAGATCTCTGGAGGAAAGATTATGGCCGGGCAACATAATAAGGAGCCAAATTCAGATCCAGATAAGTGGACGGAATATATAAAGGAAACCACGGATAAATATCCTGCTTTGTGGAGTGGAGATTTTCTTTTTCAAAAAGACGATATCGACAATAGATGGATTATGATTCATGAGGCCAGGGAACAATGGAATAATGGAGCTATTATTAATTTGATGTGGCACGGATGCCCTCCTGATATAGGAGAACCTTGCGAATGGGATACCGGTTTACTTAATGCGCAATTAACTGATGCGCAGTGGAATGAGCTTTTAACTCCTGATAGTGCATTATATAACAAATGGATTTCCAGAATGGATGATATTGCAGTATATCTTCAATTTTTAGAAGACGAGGGTGTAGAGGTTCTTTTCAGGCCATTCCACGAAATGAATCAAGGACTTTTTTGGTGGGCTGGTCGTCCTGGTCCTAATGGAACAGCGGCTTTATATAGGCTTACTCACGATTATTTGACCAAGACTAAGGGATTATCCAACCTTATTTGGGTTTGGGATATGCAGGATCTTAGTAGAGATTTTGAAGATTATAATCCAGGTGATGAATATTGGGATGTGTTTGCTTTTGACATTTATGATAACGGTTATGATATATCTTGGTACAATTATATTTTACCAATAGTAGGTGATAAACCAATGGCCATAGGTGAATGTTCCAAGGTTCCTAGTGCTTCAGTTCTAGAAAATCAAAAAAGGTGGGTGTTCTTTATGCCTTGGGCCGAATTAGTGAAAGAGAGTAACACCGAAGAGCAAATAAAGGAAATTTATAAGCATAAGAGCGTAATTACCCGTGACGAGATGCCTGGCTGGAACTAA
- a CDS encoding glycoside hydrolase family 130 protein: MSITKQATKVKKICQYEALMNNHQEFLQKPNKPQPESNGIVQRYQNPVVTAAHAPLHWRYDFNSETNPLGLERIGINATFNPGALKWKGKYILALRVEGADRKSFFAIAESPNGVDNFQFWDKPVVLPQTGEPDTNVYDMRLTLHEDGWIYGIFCTERKDKSNPDTSAAVANAGIARTKDLVNWERLPDLISNSGQQRNVVLHPEFVNGKYALYTRPQDGFIEVGKGGGIGLGYVEDLTNPVLEDEKIVNHKVYHTIYELKNGLGPAPIKTEEGWLHLAHGVRNTAGGLRYTLYLFMTDLNDISKVTYQPAGYFMAPDYQETVGDVPNVLFANGWIADDDGKVYIYYASSDTRSHVAVSSVEKLLDYVKNTPQDGFTSASSVNTIIELIDRNKSLL; this comes from the coding sequence ATGAGTATAACTAAACAAGCTACTAAAGTCAAAAAAATTTGTCAGTACGAAGCCCTTATGAATAATCATCAGGAATTTCTTCAGAAACCTAATAAGCCACAACCCGAATCTAACGGCATAGTTCAGAGATATCAAAACCCAGTTGTGACCGCGGCTCATGCACCCTTGCATTGGCGTTATGATTTCAATTCAGAAACAAATCCATTGGGTCTTGAAAGAATAGGGATCAATGCTACCTTCAATCCAGGTGCCCTAAAATGGAAAGGAAAATATATCCTAGCTTTAAGGGTTGAGGGTGCAGATCGAAAATCGTTTTTTGCCATAGCAGAAAGCCCTAATGGTGTAGATAATTTTCAATTTTGGGATAAGCCGGTTGTTTTGCCTCAGACAGGTGAACCTGATACAAATGTTTATGATATGAGGCTGACCCTTCACGAAGATGGGTGGATTTATGGGATATTTTGTACAGAGAGAAAAGATAAGTCTAATCCAGATACATCTGCTGCAGTAGCAAATGCAGGTATAGCCAGAACTAAAGATTTAGTAAACTGGGAGCGCCTTCCAGATCTTATTTCCAACTCTGGACAACAACGAAACGTAGTTTTGCATCCGGAATTTGTTAATGGAAAATATGCCCTATATACTCGTCCACAAGATGGCTTTATAGAAGTTGGAAAGGGTGGAGGTATAGGCTTGGGATATGTAGAAGATTTAACTAACCCTGTCCTGGAAGATGAAAAGATCGTAAACCATAAAGTATACCATACTATTTATGAATTAAAAAACGGTTTGGGCCCAGCTCCCATAAAAACTGAGGAAGGTTGGTTGCATTTGGCTCACGGGGTAAGAAATACTGCGGGAGGATTGAGATATACTTTGTATCTATTTATGACAGATCTTAATGATATCTCAAAAGTCACTTATCAACCCGCAGGTTATTTTATGGCTCCAGATTATCAAGAAACCGTGGGCGATGTACCTAATGTGCTGTTCGCTAATGGATGGATTGCAGACGATGATGGCAAGGTATATATTTATTACGCTTCCTCTGATACAAGGAGCCACGTGGCAGTTTCCTCAGTAGAAAAATTGTTGGATTATGTGAAAAATACCCCTCAAGATGGCTTTACTTCAGCATCTTCAGTAAATACGATTATTGAATTGATTGATAGAAATAAATCATTATTATAA
- a CDS encoding RagB/SusD family nutrient uptake outer membrane protein — protein sequence MNTKNILLILLCAGLISSCDLKEEPYGFYSEDNFLKSAEDFEAGVGYAYDALTFLEYSRTIFYLGDLPSETVGIKPDEGAGSQELDSWQIQNYPTNPKLVNFFKYAYIAINRANIIIDQAPGAQIDMDIKNRYLGEAYFLRAWNYFNLVRYFGLVPIHTTNVSTLDQTAAPLATNLDEVYNLILSDVRKAEELLGIDQRTGRADKVAAQSLAAKAYLFIASAKENNVPLYSEMDRDVKQMYDSVAHFSGKVLYDQSVYRFDDNLLDIFDVEKPKGPEHIFLMSMDRTGMIEGDYSKISKLFIPYIAGGDIYLDDKNGNFTKSHDGFGTFQTKETFYASFPENDLRAELMIIDSVYNQSGDLIANYPNDFQYRFSRKYVDPLFIGDKTSTKPYLIRFSDVALVYAEAVGPTPEAYELVNYIRERAGVEPLNPNLGLEEFREAILQERAWELAFEGHRLPDLRRFNKVTTLVEEASGLSPEQVAFYPLPQIEIDLNQGL from the coding sequence ATGAATACGAAAAATATACTTTTGATTCTCTTATGCGCAGGACTTATAAGTTCATGTGATCTTAAGGAAGAGCCTTATGGTTTTTATTCTGAGGATAACTTTCTTAAATCAGCTGAGGATTTTGAAGCAGGGGTGGGATATGCTTATGACGCGCTTACCTTTTTAGAATATTCCAGAACAATCTTCTACCTGGGAGATTTACCTTCCGAAACTGTTGGTATAAAACCAGATGAAGGTGCAGGCTCTCAAGAGCTAGACAGCTGGCAAATTCAAAATTACCCTACGAATCCTAAATTGGTAAATTTCTTCAAATATGCTTACATAGCGATTAACAGAGCTAATATTATTATTGATCAGGCTCCAGGAGCTCAAATAGATATGGATATTAAAAATCGCTATCTTGGCGAGGCATACTTCTTAAGAGCCTGGAATTATTTCAATCTTGTACGATACTTTGGATTAGTTCCTATCCATACTACAAACGTTTCAACTCTTGACCAAACTGCAGCTCCCTTGGCAACAAATCTCGATGAAGTATATAATCTGATTCTCTCAGATGTTAGAAAAGCAGAAGAACTTTTAGGTATAGATCAGAGAACAGGAAGGGCAGACAAGGTTGCCGCTCAATCCCTAGCGGCTAAGGCTTATCTTTTTATTGCTTCAGCCAAAGAGAATAATGTGCCACTTTATAGTGAGATGGATAGAGATGTGAAGCAAATGTATGATAGCGTAGCTCATTTTTCGGGAAAGGTTTTATATGATCAGTCAGTTTATAGGTTTGACGATAATCTGTTAGATATTTTTGATGTAGAAAAACCTAAAGGACCGGAACACATTTTTCTTATGTCAATGGATCGGACTGGAATGATTGAAGGCGATTACTCCAAAATTTCAAAGCTCTTCATCCCATATATCGCTGGTGGGGATATTTATTTAGATGATAAGAACGGGAATTTTACCAAATCCCATGATGGTTTTGGAACTTTTCAAACAAAGGAGACCTTTTATGCTTCATTTCCTGAAAATGATTTAAGAGCTGAATTGATGATAATAGATTCAGTATATAACCAAAGCGGAGATTTAATAGCTAATTATCCAAATGATTTTCAATACCGTTTTTCAAGAAAATATGTAGATCCATTATTCATTGGAGACAAGACCAGCACTAAACCTTACTTGATCCGGTTTTCAGATGTTGCATTGGTTTATGCTGAAGCAGTCGGTCCTACACCAGAAGCTTATGAATTAGTCAATTACATTAGAGAAAGAGCGGGCGTAGAGCCTCTCAATCCAAATCTGGGATTGGAGGAATTTAGAGAAGCTATTCTTCAGGAGCGAGCTTGGGAGCTTGCCTTCGAAGGACATAGACTTCCGGATCTCAGAAGATTTAATAAAGTTACCACTTTAGTAGAGGAGGCTTCGGGATTGTCCCCAGAACAGGTAGCATTTTACCCTTTACCTCAAATTGAAATAGATCTAAATCAAGGTTTGTAA